From a region of the Qipengyuania spongiae genome:
- a CDS encoding RluA family pseudouridine synthase, translated as MKPSDEVRLFTIAADDDGIRLDRWFKRHLPQIGFGTVSKWARTGQIRVDGARAKPDDRLVEGQQIRVPPGGASPDRGERQRRELSPEDRSLAEDMLIQRTKSALVLNKPPGLATQGGTKTTRHVDGLLDAYAEGEEPRPRLVHRLDKDTSGILLVARSPGSAASYSKRFAGRSAKKIYWALVVGVPDIAQGVIEAALAKQPGTGGEKMHVDEENGQPAKTRYRVVERAGNKAAWLELEPLTGRTHQLRVHCAAMGHPIVGDGKYGGQDAFLTGSISRKMHLHARRLIISGPDGEKIDATAELPEHFAGSMEQLGFDPGLSDASPTPEEAPERSKAEKKQAARAHAKQYRKARRGERRGRVTSRSAKSGGKSGGKR; from the coding sequence GTGAAACCTTCCGACGAAGTGCGCCTGTTCACCATCGCCGCCGACGATGACGGCATCCGGCTCGACCGCTGGTTCAAGCGGCACCTGCCCCAGATCGGCTTCGGCACCGTGTCGAAATGGGCGCGGACCGGACAGATCCGGGTCGACGGCGCCCGCGCGAAACCGGACGACCGGCTCGTGGAAGGCCAGCAGATCCGCGTGCCGCCGGGCGGCGCCTCGCCCGATCGCGGGGAACGCCAGCGGCGTGAACTCTCGCCCGAGGATCGCTCGCTTGCCGAGGACATGCTGATCCAGCGCACGAAGTCCGCACTGGTGCTGAACAAGCCGCCCGGCCTCGCCACGCAGGGTGGGACGAAGACGACGCGCCATGTCGACGGGCTGCTCGATGCCTATGCGGAAGGCGAAGAGCCCCGCCCGCGGCTCGTCCACCGGCTCGACAAGGACACGTCCGGCATCCTGTTGGTGGCGCGCAGCCCAGGGAGCGCGGCCTCCTATTCCAAGCGCTTCGCCGGGCGCAGTGCCAAGAAGATCTACTGGGCGCTGGTGGTCGGCGTGCCCGACATCGCGCAGGGCGTGATCGAGGCGGCGCTGGCCAAGCAACCCGGCACCGGCGGCGAAAAGATGCATGTCGACGAGGAGAACGGCCAGCCGGCCAAGACTCGCTATCGCGTGGTCGAACGCGCCGGCAACAAGGCCGCCTGGCTCGAGCTCGAACCGCTGACCGGGCGCACCCACCAGCTGCGTGTCCACTGCGCTGCAATGGGCCACCCGATCGTGGGCGACGGCAAATATGGCGGGCAGGACGCCTTCCTCACCGGCAGCATCAGCCGCAAGATGCATCTCCACGCGAGGCGGCTGATCATCAGCGGCCCTGATGGCGAGAAGATCGACGCGACCGCCGAACTGCCGGAACATTTCGCGGGCAGCATGGAACAGCTCGGCTTCGACCCCGGCCTGTCCGATGCGAGCCCCACGCCCGAAGAAGCGCCCGAGCGCTCCAAGGCGGAGAAGAAACAGGCGGCCCGCGCCCATGCCAAGCAGTATCGCAAGGCCCGGCGCGGCGAGCGGCGCGGCCGGGTGACCTCCAGGTCTGCGAAGTCCGGCGGAAAGTCCGGCGGGAAGCGCTGA
- the crcB gene encoding fluoride efflux transporter CrcB, which produces MSSLSPLAATVNVAIGGAFGAALRYQAGRAMTTWLGAPAMGVFPWATLAVNALGSLLMGVLAGWLARHGGESGDQLRLLLGAGLLGGFTTFSAFSLELVLLIQRGQYAIAVLYAFLSFALGISGLFFGLVVMRTVS; this is translated from the coding sequence CTCCCCCCTTGCCGCAACCGTCAATGTCGCCATCGGCGGCGCGTTCGGCGCGGCGCTGCGCTATCAGGCGGGCCGTGCAATGACCACGTGGCTGGGCGCACCGGCGATGGGCGTCTTCCCCTGGGCGACGCTGGCGGTCAATGCGCTGGGCAGTCTGCTGATGGGCGTGCTGGCCGGTTGGCTCGCGCGCCACGGCGGGGAGAGCGGCGATCAGCTTCGCCTGCTTCTCGGCGCCGGTCTCCTCGGCGGATTCACCACCTTTTCTGCCTTCAGTCTCGAACTCGTGCTTCTGATCCAGCGCGGGCAGTATGCGATAGCGGTGCTCTATGCCTTTCTCTCCTTCGCGCTCGGCATCAGCGGGTTGTTCTTCGGTCTCGTGGTGATGAGGACGGTCTCGTGA
- a CDS encoding HAD-IA family hydrolase: MTRLAIFDCDGTLVDGQASICEAMEAGFASANLTPPDRNTIRRMVGLSLPQALRRLAPDASAETQAIAVQGYKDSFSTARAEGRLREPLYDGMAELLGRLHREGWLLAVATGKSDRGLNACLAMHDIADFFISLQTADRHPSKPDPAMLLAALDEAKVDPAGAVMIGDTTFDIAMARTAGVRAIGVAWGYHKPEELLEEGADAVARTMDELEALIRG; this comes from the coding sequence ATGACGCGGCTAGCGATCTTCGACTGCGACGGCACGCTCGTCGACGGACAAGCCTCGATCTGTGAGGCGATGGAGGCGGGCTTCGCGTCTGCCAACCTCACGCCCCCGGACCGCAACACCATCCGCCGCATGGTCGGGCTCAGCCTGCCGCAGGCCCTGCGCCGCCTTGCGCCCGATGCAAGCGCGGAGACGCAGGCGATTGCAGTGCAGGGCTACAAGGACAGTTTCTCGACCGCGCGGGCCGAGGGGCGGCTACGCGAACCGCTATACGACGGCATGGCCGAACTGCTAGGCCGCCTGCACCGCGAAGGCTGGTTGCTCGCCGTGGCCACCGGCAAAAGCGATCGCGGCCTCAACGCCTGTCTTGCCATGCACGACATCGCGGATTTCTTCATCAGCCTCCAGACTGCCGACCGTCACCCGTCGAAGCCCGATCCGGCAATGCTGCTCGCCGCGCTCGACGAAGCGAAAGTCGATCCGGCGGGGGCGGTGATGATCGGTGATACTACCTTCGATATCGCCATGGCGCGCACCGCGGGCGTGCGGGCCATCGGCGTAGCCTGGGGCTACCACAAGCCGGAGGAACTGCTCGAGGAAGGGGCCGACGCTGTTGCTAGGACGATGGACGAGTTGGAAGCGCTGATTCGTGGCTGA
- a CDS encoding ATP12 family chaperone protein has protein sequence MKRFYDEVSVRQVDGGWSVALDGRVVMTQTRKPQIVPTEPLARLLAREWRGQGEEIDPRGFRHRDIADFAIDVVAPDRAGQIDKLLAYAETDTLCYRADPEDALWRRQQDVWEPLVTALEAREGIRMERVSGIVARPLSDEATAALRRRLERLDIFELAGLYALTSLAASLCIGLAALESDADGKQLWDAANLEEDWQTERWGVDAEAADRRAERKAAFLSALEFVRCRQTTDHG, from the coding sequence ATGAAACGGTTCTATGACGAGGTGTCAGTCCGGCAGGTCGATGGCGGCTGGTCGGTCGCGCTCGACGGTCGCGTTGTGATGACGCAGACCCGGAAACCCCAGATCGTCCCCACCGAGCCTCTGGCCCGATTGCTGGCCCGAGAATGGCGCGGTCAGGGCGAAGAGATCGATCCGCGCGGCTTTCGCCATCGCGACATCGCCGATTTCGCGATCGACGTCGTGGCACCGGACCGAGCCGGACAGATCGACAAACTGCTGGCCTATGCCGAGACAGACACGCTCTGCTACCGCGCCGATCCCGAGGATGCGCTGTGGCGGCGCCAACAGGATGTGTGGGAGCCGCTGGTGACGGCGCTCGAGGCGCGCGAGGGCATACGGATGGAACGGGTCAGCGGTATCGTTGCCCGCCCGCTGTCGGATGAGGCGACTGCCGCCCTGCGCCGGCGGCTGGAGCGGCTGGACATCTTCGAGCTGGCCGGTTTGTACGCACTGACCTCGCTCGCCGCATCGCTCTGCATTGGCCTTGCGGCACTGGAATCCGATGCCGACGGCAAACAGCTGTGGGACGCGGCCAATCTCGAAGAGGACTGGCAGACCGAACGCTGGGGGGTCGATGCGGAAGCAGCCGACCGACGGGCCGAACGCAAGGCCGCCTTTCTCAGCGCGCTGGAATTCGTGCGCTGCCGACAGACGACGGACCACGGCTGA
- a CDS encoding ABC-type transport auxiliary lipoprotein family protein: MKPIRLLPVLAGAALLSGCISFGEDPPESLLSLTPATSANAGSGTTATRESALALVEFEAPQRLDVTRVPVQITDSSVAYVENAVWVEKPARLFRRLIAETIRAGSGRVVIDGDDPGAMAATRLHGTLRDFGFDARTGEAVVAIDMTRSGDGSQVTTRRFEARIPGVVPEAGPVGIALNQGANQVAGEIAAWVNAS; this comes from the coding sequence ATGAAGCCTATCCGTCTCCTGCCGGTCCTCGCGGGCGCGGCGCTCCTGTCCGGTTGCATCAGCTTCGGTGAAGATCCGCCCGAAAGCCTGCTGTCGCTGACGCCGGCGACCAGCGCGAATGCCGGCTCGGGAACCACGGCAACTCGCGAGAGTGCGCTCGCGCTCGTCGAATTCGAGGCCCCGCAACGGCTCGACGTCACGCGCGTCCCGGTGCAGATCACCGACAGTTCGGTCGCCTATGTCGAGAATGCGGTCTGGGTGGAAAAGCCCGCCCGCCTCTTCCGCCGCCTCATCGCCGAAACGATCCGCGCAGGTTCGGGGCGGGTGGTGATCGATGGCGACGATCCGGGGGCCATGGCGGCGACGCGGCTCCACGGTACCTTGCGCGATTTCGGCTTCGATGCCCGAACCGGAGAGGCCGTGGTGGCAATCGACATGACCCGCAGCGGTGATGGTTCGCAAGTGACTACGCGGCGGTTCGAGGCGCGTATCCCGGGTGTGGTTCCGGAAGCGGGACCTGTCGGCATCGCGCTCAACCAGGGGGCCAATCAGGTCGCGGGCGAGATCGCCGCATGGGTGAACGCGAGCTGA
- a CDS encoding FMN-binding negative transcriptional regulator, translating into MHPNSAFRSEDRELLEALIDQVGFAMVFLTTPDGPRVAHTPIVSTGDGAIQFHLSRGNALTRHLDGANALAVVNGPDAYVSPRWYEKRDTVPTWDYVALELEGRVRKMEPEGLEALLHRLIERHEARLEGEAWRAAEASEETWRKLFTGIVGFELEILAWRPTLKLSQSKPDGVREAIAAGHEANGSPALAQLMRLVRP; encoded by the coding sequence ATGCATCCCAATTCGGCCTTCCGCAGCGAAGACCGCGAACTGCTCGAAGCGCTGATCGACCAGGTCGGCTTCGCGATGGTGTTTCTGACCACGCCGGATGGGCCGCGCGTCGCGCACACGCCGATCGTCTCGACCGGCGACGGCGCGATCCAGTTCCACCTTTCGCGCGGCAACGCTCTCACCCGCCATCTCGACGGAGCGAATGCGCTGGCCGTTGTGAACGGCCCGGACGCCTATGTGTCGCCGCGCTGGTACGAAAAGCGCGACACGGTTCCCACCTGGGACTACGTCGCGCTGGAGCTGGAAGGTCGGGTGCGGAAGATGGAGCCGGAAGGGCTGGAGGCGCTGCTGCACCGTTTGATCGAGCGGCACGAAGCGCGCCTCGAAGGGGAAGCGTGGCGGGCCGCGGAAGCCTCTGAAGAAACCTGGCGGAAGCTTTTCACCGGAATCGTTGGCTTCGAACTGGAAATACTCGCCTGGCGTCCGACGCTGAAGCTCTCGCAATCCAAGCCCGACGGGGTGCGCGAGGCCATTGCGGCAGGCCACGAGGCAAACGGCTCGCCCGCGCTCGCGCAATTGATGCGACTGGTGCGCCCGTGA